The Paraburkholderia sp. FT54 genome includes a region encoding these proteins:
- a CDS encoding GntR family transcriptional regulator, whose amino-acid sequence MQSAAASSDIFATLKRPDRSGAPKYMRLSSVLMQAITDGHWKAGDRIPAEEELAVMTPFSLGTVQRALRTLVDQGVVVRHHGLGSFVAENDLRMEDPWHCRFLDTDGVSFLPVYSKVLSRERVKTRGAWSRYFPDVGDNLTLITRVINVNGEFDVLVRFYMNSRILPRLSKASLRSLDGLNFKTVIVGELNVPITRITHDVSLVKFDAATAEVIGTRKGEAGLFMQAAALMGETACVYYQEFSIPTTDRVLSIPDQLPRMGQQSR is encoded by the coding sequence ATGCAGTCCGCAGCCGCCAGCTCCGACATATTTGCCACGCTCAAGCGTCCCGACCGCAGCGGCGCGCCGAAGTACATGCGCCTGTCCAGCGTGCTGATGCAGGCCATCACCGACGGCCACTGGAAAGCCGGCGACAGGATCCCCGCCGAGGAAGAACTCGCGGTCATGACGCCCTTCAGCCTCGGCACCGTGCAGCGCGCGTTGCGCACGCTGGTGGATCAAGGCGTGGTGGTGCGGCATCACGGGCTCGGCAGCTTCGTCGCCGAAAACGATCTGCGCATGGAAGACCCGTGGCACTGCCGTTTCCTCGACACCGACGGTGTGAGCTTCCTGCCGGTTTATTCGAAGGTGCTGAGCCGCGAGCGCGTCAAGACACGCGGCGCGTGGAGCCGTTATTTTCCCGACGTGGGCGACAACCTCACGCTGATCACGCGCGTCATCAACGTGAATGGAGAATTCGACGTGCTCGTGCGCTTCTACATGAATAGCCGCATTCTTCCTCGCCTGTCCAAGGCATCGCTGCGCTCGCTCGATGGGCTGAACTTCAAAACGGTCATTGTCGGCGAATTGAACGTGCCGATCACCCGCATCACGCATGACGTGAGCCTCGTCAAATTCGACGCGGCCACGGCCGAGGTCATCGGCACGCGCAAGGGCGAAGCCGGTCTTTTCATGCAGGCCGCGGCGCTGATGGGCGAAACCGCGTGCGTGTACTACCAGGAGTTTTCCATTCCGACCACCGATCGCGTACTCAGTATCCCCGATCAGTTGCCGAGAATGGGTCAGCAATCGCGCTAG
- a CDS encoding sulfatase-like hydrolase/transferase — MKDSQNLLIIMSDEHNPKMLGCAGNEIVETPNLDALAARGTRFRSAYCASPVCIPARASFAVGKYIHQIGYADNADAYDGDVPSWHHKLRDRGHNVTSIGKLHFKLTGEDHGFTEEIIPMHIIEGKGDLMGLVRSDLPVRKGAYKMANMAGPGESQYTFYDREIAARAQVWLREAARKHADKPWVLFVSFVAPHFPLTAPPQHFYKYYDRDLPLPKLYRKEERPTHPYLVDYRGSFNYDDYFDEHKLKKALAGYYGLCSFLDENIGLVLKALEDAGLAGNTRVMYTSDHGDNLGSRGMWGKSTMFEEASGVPLILAGLGIEPGKVIDTPVSHVDAYPFILRSVGETDPALTAGFPGVSLEDIADGAKPERNVLTEYHGMGSATGAFMIRHEQYKYVYYVDYPPQLFDLASDPEELEDRAADPHHASVLRECHERLLKICDPHDVDRMVRERQSELLAANGGREAVIARGDLGFSPPPGAPVIFD; from the coding sequence ATGAAAGATTCCCAGAACCTGCTCATCATCATGTCCGACGAGCACAACCCCAAGATGCTCGGCTGCGCGGGCAACGAGATCGTCGAGACGCCGAATCTCGACGCCCTCGCCGCCCGCGGCACGCGCTTTCGCTCCGCGTACTGCGCGAGCCCCGTCTGCATTCCGGCGCGCGCATCGTTCGCGGTCGGTAAGTACATCCATCAGATCGGCTACGCGGACAACGCCGACGCCTACGACGGCGACGTGCCGAGCTGGCATCACAAGCTGCGCGATCGCGGCCATAACGTGACGTCGATCGGCAAACTGCACTTCAAGCTGACGGGCGAGGACCACGGCTTTACGGAAGAAATCATTCCGATGCACATCATCGAGGGCAAGGGCGATCTGATGGGCCTCGTGCGCAGCGATCTGCCGGTGCGCAAGGGCGCGTACAAGATGGCGAACATGGCCGGTCCTGGCGAGAGCCAGTACACGTTCTACGACCGCGAAATCGCCGCGCGCGCCCAGGTGTGGCTGCGCGAAGCCGCGCGCAAGCACGCGGACAAACCGTGGGTGCTATTCGTCTCATTCGTCGCGCCGCACTTTCCACTCACCGCGCCGCCGCAGCATTTCTACAAGTACTACGACCGCGATCTGCCGTTGCCGAAGCTCTATCGCAAGGAAGAGCGGCCGACGCATCCGTATCTGGTCGACTATCGCGGCAGCTTCAACTACGACGATTACTTCGACGAGCACAAGCTCAAGAAGGCCTTGGCGGGCTATTACGGGTTGTGTTCGTTCCTCGACGAGAACATCGGCCTCGTGCTGAAGGCGCTGGAGGACGCCGGCCTCGCTGGCAACACGCGCGTGATGTACACGAGCGATCACGGCGACAACCTCGGCTCGCGCGGCATGTGGGGCAAATCGACGATGTTCGAGGAGGCGTCCGGCGTGCCCCTGATTCTGGCAGGCCTCGGCATCGAACCGGGCAAGGTGATCGATACGCCCGTGAGTCATGTCGATGCCTATCCGTTTATCCTGCGCTCGGTGGGCGAAACCGATCCCGCACTGACGGCGGGTTTCCCTGGCGTGTCGCTGGAGGACATCGCCGACGGCGCGAAGCCCGAGCGCAACGTACTGACGGAATATCACGGTATGGGCTCGGCCACCGGTGCGTTCATGATCCGGCACGAGCAGTACAAATACGTGTACTACGTGGATTACCCGCCGCAACTGTTCGATCTCGCCAGCGACCCCGAAGAACTGGAGGACCGCGCCGCCGACCCGCACCATGCATCCGTGCTACGCGAATGCCACGAGCGGCTGCTGAAGATTTGCGATCCGCACGACGTGGATCGCATGGTGCGCGAACGTCAATCGGAACTGCTGGCGGCCAATGGCGGACGCGAAGCCGTGATCGCGCGCGGCGACCTCGGCTTTAGCCCGCCGCCGGGCGCGCCGGTCATCTTCGACTGA
- a CDS encoding type II toxin-antitoxin system PemK/MazF family toxin, with the protein MVVRGEVWLVALDPTPGSEIQKTRPCVVVSPPEMHDHLRTVIVAPMTSKGRPAPFRIPVTFKRKQGLILLDQIRAVDKVRLVKKEGAIADKAMLDTLRTLQEVFAE; encoded by the coding sequence ATGGTAGTGCGCGGCGAAGTCTGGCTCGTTGCGCTCGATCCGACGCCAGGTAGCGAGATCCAAAAGACGCGGCCCTGTGTAGTGGTATCGCCGCCTGAAATGCACGACCATCTGCGAACGGTCATCGTCGCGCCGATGACTTCCAAGGGTCGCCCTGCGCCGTTTCGCATACCCGTTACGTTCAAGCGGAAACAGGGGTTGATCCTGCTGGACCAGATTCGCGCGGTAGACAAGGTGCGACTGGTAAAGAAAGAAGGCGCGATTGCCGATAAAGCGATGTTGGACACCCTGCGTACCCTGCAGGAAGTATTCGCGGAATAG
- a CDS encoding AbrB/MazE/SpoVT family DNA-binding domain-containing protein, protein MKTTIRRMGNSQGVLIPKPVLAQLGLENEVEMEVENDALVLRRPRHKAREGWAEASKALAESGDDALAMGEFGNADDAELAW, encoded by the coding sequence ATGAAAACGACGATTCGCAGGATGGGTAATTCGCAGGGCGTCCTGATTCCAAAGCCCGTCCTCGCGCAGTTGGGACTGGAGAACGAAGTGGAAATGGAAGTTGAAAACGACGCGCTTGTGCTGCGTCGGCCTCGGCACAAGGCTCGCGAAGGTTGGGCTGAGGCGAGCAAGGCGCTTGCTGAGAGTGGTGACGACGCGCTGGCGATGGGTGAGTTTGGCAACGCCGACGATGCGGAGCTTGCATGGTAG